In one window of Solanum pennellii chromosome 2, SPENNV200 DNA:
- the LOC107011864 gene encoding putative receptor-like protein kinase At4g00960 isoform X1: MANQQKLQIFLIFHIYFHCLIIAQPDLLFSDCGLNGNYTQNSAYQSNLNTLLSSLSSNMDEYGFYNTSIGRNTDIVSAIVLCRGDVELQECRNCVNNTVHKLVRSCPEQKEAFGGYDDCMLQYTSRSIIGTSSNDPLLYMWDSGNASKPEEFNRELQKLVDRLRGEAANGDPLRKYATGSATDPNDQTIYALVQCTPDLSPQDCSDCLTNAYGAMATCPCNGNRCSRQIGPRCNFRYQSYRFFKQVAVQSHSPPPGRSAFAVKEDKSARIVIIIVVSTVATIILMLSTFVILMKMRKRKLMHKIQKFLQFDLSTIRAATDNFSSSNKLGEGGFGPVYKGVLSNGLEVAVKRLSVDSGQGDLEFKNEVLLVARLQHRNLVRLQGFCFDGTERLLVYEFVPNASLDQFLYDPDKRKQLNWEKRSKIIGGVAKGILYLHEDSRLRIIHRDLKASNVLLDAEMNPKISDFGMARLFTLDETQGSTTRIVGTYGYMAPEYAMHGQFSVKSDVFSFGVLVLEIISGQKNTCFRNGESVEDLLSNAWMNWREETTTNLIDPMLRGSSGMARDIMRCIHIALLCVQENISDRPTMAAVVLMLSSLSLNLPLPSGPAYYTHNDITSGISLTQEYNSRSSGPRELAKSKSISSSHNEASITELSPR; the protein is encoded by the exons ATGGCTAATCAACAGAAATtgcaaatttttcttatttttcatatttattttcactgcctCATCATAGCTCAGCCTGATTTACTATTCTCCGATTGTGGTCTCAATGGTAACTACACTCAAAATAGTGCATACCAGAGCAATCTTAACACACTCCTTTCCTCCCTTTCTTCAAATATGGATGAATATGGTTTCTACAACACTTCCATTGGCCGAAACACCGACATAGTCAGTGCTATTGTGCTCTGTAGAGGAGATGTGGAGCTGCAAGAATGTCGCAACTGTGTCAATAACACTGTTCATAAGCTTGTACGGTCATGTCCAGAACAGAAAGAAGCTTTTGGTGGGTATGATGACTGTATGTTACAGTATACTTCTCGATCAATCATTGGTACCTCGTCGAATGATCCTCTGCTCTACATGTGGGATTCTGGAAATGCCTCTAAACCCGAAGAGTTTAACCGGGAGCTCCAGAAATTAGTGGATAGATTACGAGGGGAAGCTGCAAATGGTGATCCTCTTCGCAAATATGCCACTGGTAGTGCCACGGATCCAAATGATCAGACTATATATGCACTCGTGCAATGTACTCCTGATTTATCTCCTCAGGATTGCTCCGATTGCTTAACGAATGCTTATGGAGCTATGGCTACTTGTCCCTGTAATGGCAATAGATGCAGTAGACAAATAGGACCTAGGTGCAACTTCCGTTATCAGAGTTATCGCTTCTTCAAACAGGTGGCTGTCCAATCTCATTCTCCACCACCAG GTCGGAGCGCCTTTGCAGTAAAGGAGGATAAATCTGCTAGAATAGTCATTATCATTGTTGTGTCAACTGTTGCAACGATAATTCTTATGCTTTCTACTTTTGTCATCTTGATGAAGATGAGAAAGAGGAAGCTTATGCACAAAATTCAGA AATTCTTGCAGTTTGATCTCTCTACAATTAGAGCAGCAACAGATAACTTCTCAAGTTCTAATAAGTTGGGAGAAGGTGGATTTGGTCCTGTGTACAAG GGTGTGCTTTCAAATGGACTAGAAGTAGCAGTCAAAAGATTGTCAGTAGATTCAGGCCAAGGAGATCTAGAATTCAAAAACGAGGTCTTGTTGGTTGCAAGGCTTCAACATAGGAATTTGGTTAGATTGCAAGGATTTTGTTTCGATGGAACAGAGAGACTTCTTGTCTATGAATTTGTTCCTAATGCAAGCCTTGACCAATTTTTATATG ATCCAGATAAACGTAAGCAATTGAATTGGGAAAAGAGATCCAAAATTATAGGAGGCGTTGCTAAGGGGATCCTTTATCTTCATGAGGATTCTAGGCTTCGGATCATTCATCGTGATCTCAAAGCTAGTAATGTTCTACTCGATGCAGAAATGAATCCTAAAATCTCAGACTTTGGCATGGCAAGGTTGTTTACGCTGGATGAAACTCAAGGCAGCACAACCAGAATTGTTGGGACCTA TGGATATATGGCACCGGAGTATGCAATGCACGGGCAATTCTCAGTCAAATCAGATGTTTTTAGCTTTGGAGTACTAGTCCTTGAAATTATAAGTGGCCAAAAGAACACTTGTTTCAGAAATGGAGAATCAGTGGAAGACCTACTAAGCAAT GCTTGGATGAACTGGCGCGAAGAAACAACTACAAATTTGATAGACCCCATGTTGAGGGGAAGCTCAGGAATGGCTCGTGACATAATGAGATGCATTCACATAGCATTACTGTGCgttcaagaaaatatttctgATAGACCAACCATGGCTGCAGTAGTTCTCATGCTCAGTAGCCTATCCTTGAATCTTCCCCTGCCTTCAGGGCCTGCATACTATACACACAACGATATTACTTCAGGGATCTCACTTACTCAAGAATACAATTCAAGATCATCAGGACCTAGAGAATTAGCCAAAAGTAAATCTATTAGTTCATCACATAATGAGGCATCGATAACTGAGTTATCCCCTCGTTAA
- the LOC107011864 gene encoding putative receptor-like protein kinase At4g00960 isoform X2: MANQQKLQIFLIFHIYFHCLIIAQPDLLFSDCGLNGNYTQNSAYQSNLNTLLSSLSSNMDEYGFYNTSIGRNTDIVSAIVLCRGDVELQECRNCVNNTVHKLVRSCPEQKEAFGGYDDCMLQYTSRSIIGTSSNDPLLYMWDSGNASKPEEFNRELQKLVDRLRGEAANGDPLRKYATGSATDPNDQTIYALVQCTPDLSPQDCSDCLTNAYGAMATCPCNGNRCSRQIGPRCNFRYQSYRFFKQVAVQSHSPPPEFLQFDLSTIRAATDNFSSSNKLGEGGFGPVYKGVLSNGLEVAVKRLSVDSGQGDLEFKNEVLLVARLQHRNLVRLQGFCFDGTERLLVYEFVPNASLDQFLYDPDKRKQLNWEKRSKIIGGVAKGILYLHEDSRLRIIHRDLKASNVLLDAEMNPKISDFGMARLFTLDETQGSTTRIVGTYGYMAPEYAMHGQFSVKSDVFSFGVLVLEIISGQKNTCFRNGESVEDLLSNAWMNWREETTTNLIDPMLRGSSGMARDIMRCIHIALLCVQENISDRPTMAAVVLMLSSLSLNLPLPSGPAYYTHNDITSGISLTQEYNSRSSGPRELAKSKSISSSHNEASITELSPR, encoded by the exons ATGGCTAATCAACAGAAATtgcaaatttttcttatttttcatatttattttcactgcctCATCATAGCTCAGCCTGATTTACTATTCTCCGATTGTGGTCTCAATGGTAACTACACTCAAAATAGTGCATACCAGAGCAATCTTAACACACTCCTTTCCTCCCTTTCTTCAAATATGGATGAATATGGTTTCTACAACACTTCCATTGGCCGAAACACCGACATAGTCAGTGCTATTGTGCTCTGTAGAGGAGATGTGGAGCTGCAAGAATGTCGCAACTGTGTCAATAACACTGTTCATAAGCTTGTACGGTCATGTCCAGAACAGAAAGAAGCTTTTGGTGGGTATGATGACTGTATGTTACAGTATACTTCTCGATCAATCATTGGTACCTCGTCGAATGATCCTCTGCTCTACATGTGGGATTCTGGAAATGCCTCTAAACCCGAAGAGTTTAACCGGGAGCTCCAGAAATTAGTGGATAGATTACGAGGGGAAGCTGCAAATGGTGATCCTCTTCGCAAATATGCCACTGGTAGTGCCACGGATCCAAATGATCAGACTATATATGCACTCGTGCAATGTACTCCTGATTTATCTCCTCAGGATTGCTCCGATTGCTTAACGAATGCTTATGGAGCTATGGCTACTTGTCCCTGTAATGGCAATAGATGCAGTAGACAAATAGGACCTAGGTGCAACTTCCGTTATCAGAGTTATCGCTTCTTCAAACAGGTGGCTGTCCAATCTCATTCTCCACCACCAG AATTCTTGCAGTTTGATCTCTCTACAATTAGAGCAGCAACAGATAACTTCTCAAGTTCTAATAAGTTGGGAGAAGGTGGATTTGGTCCTGTGTACAAG GGTGTGCTTTCAAATGGACTAGAAGTAGCAGTCAAAAGATTGTCAGTAGATTCAGGCCAAGGAGATCTAGAATTCAAAAACGAGGTCTTGTTGGTTGCAAGGCTTCAACATAGGAATTTGGTTAGATTGCAAGGATTTTGTTTCGATGGAACAGAGAGACTTCTTGTCTATGAATTTGTTCCTAATGCAAGCCTTGACCAATTTTTATATG ATCCAGATAAACGTAAGCAATTGAATTGGGAAAAGAGATCCAAAATTATAGGAGGCGTTGCTAAGGGGATCCTTTATCTTCATGAGGATTCTAGGCTTCGGATCATTCATCGTGATCTCAAAGCTAGTAATGTTCTACTCGATGCAGAAATGAATCCTAAAATCTCAGACTTTGGCATGGCAAGGTTGTTTACGCTGGATGAAACTCAAGGCAGCACAACCAGAATTGTTGGGACCTA TGGATATATGGCACCGGAGTATGCAATGCACGGGCAATTCTCAGTCAAATCAGATGTTTTTAGCTTTGGAGTACTAGTCCTTGAAATTATAAGTGGCCAAAAGAACACTTGTTTCAGAAATGGAGAATCAGTGGAAGACCTACTAAGCAAT GCTTGGATGAACTGGCGCGAAGAAACAACTACAAATTTGATAGACCCCATGTTGAGGGGAAGCTCAGGAATGGCTCGTGACATAATGAGATGCATTCACATAGCATTACTGTGCgttcaagaaaatatttctgATAGACCAACCATGGCTGCAGTAGTTCTCATGCTCAGTAGCCTATCCTTGAATCTTCCCCTGCCTTCAGGGCCTGCATACTATACACACAACGATATTACTTCAGGGATCTCACTTACTCAAGAATACAATTCAAGATCATCAGGACCTAGAGAATTAGCCAAAAGTAAATCTATTAGTTCATCACATAATGAGGCATCGATAACTGAGTTATCCCCTCGTTAA
- the LOC107011205 gene encoding sulfite exporter TauE/SafE family protein 5-like isoform X2, protein MNCHNNYIKFIFFLVFLASCRFSIAKQTNPTSNIPKLDQFLNAIYEWRANQKQKQEDVGLKFGVSTVAAGVLCFLAASISSAGGIGGGGLYVPILTIIAGVDLKTASSFSAFMVTGGSIANVVTNMFVKSPKYGGKILIDFDIALLSEPCMLLGVSIGVICNRVLPEWLITILFALFLCFCTFKTCKSGFFYWKLESESEKGKKELENGLLKNESCDEDDEALLEKKEGIISNIPWMKMGILVMFWFSFFFLYLLRGNQYGQGIIPMEACGVGYWIISSVQFPLAIIFTSWILYNRGSQQNMPSKKPEGTSETKHGPSGKLIFPIMALLAGVLGGVFGIGGGMLISPLLIQVGITPEVTAATCSFMVFFSSTMSAVQYLFLGMEHVDDALIFAVVCCIASIIGLLVVQRAIEHHGRASLIVFSVGTVMALSTLLMTSFGAVDIWRDYTSGNYMGFKQPC, encoded by the exons atgaattGTCATAACAACTAcataaagtttatattttttcttgtttttttggCATCTTGTAGATTTTCTATAGCAAAACAGACAAACCCCACCTCAAATATCCCCAAATTGGATCAATTCTTGAATGCAATTTATGAATGGAGGGCTAATCAGAAACAGAAACAAGAAGATGTGGGTTTAAAATTTGGAGTTTCAACTGTAGCAGCAGGGGTGCTCTGTTTTTTAGCAGCCTCCATATCAAGTGCTGGTGGGATTGGAGGTGGAGGGTTGTACGTACCTATTCTTACTATAATTGCTGGTGTAGACCTCAAAACAGCTTCAAGTTTTTCTGCATTTATGGTCACAGGTGGCTCTATTGCTAATGTTGTAACTAACATGTTTGTGAAAAGTCCCAAATATGGAGGCAagattttgattgattttgatatagCATTGCTTTCGGAGCCATGCATGTTGTTGGGTGTCAGCATTGGAGTTATATGCAATAGGGTACTCCCAGAATGGCTTATCACTATACTGTTTGCTCTGTTTCTTTGTTTTTGCACTTTCAAGACATGTAAATCAGGATTCTTTTATTGGAAATTGGAATCAGAAtcggaaaaaggaaaaaaagaattgGAAAATGGATTGCTGAAAAATGAAAGTTgtgatgaagatgatgaagcTTTGTTGGAGAAGAAGGAAGGAATAATTAGCAACATTCCATGGATGAAAATGGGGATATTGGTGATGTTCTGGTTTTCCTTCTTTTTCCTCTATCTTCTTCGTGGAAATCAATATGGACAA GGCATCATTCCTATGGAGGCATGTGGAGTGGGATACTGGATCATTTCATCAGTTCAGTTTCCTTTGGCTATCATCTTTACATCATGGATCTTGTATAATAGAGGAAGTCAGCAGAACATGCCTTCCAAGAAACCG GAAGGAACCAGTGAAACTAAACATGGACCTTCAGGGAAGCTTATCTTCCCGATAATGGCACTACTAGCAGGGGTTCTAGGAGGCGTTTTTGGAATTGGTGGTGGAATGCTAATTAGTCCCCTTTTAATCCAAGTCGGAATAACTCCTGAA GTGACAGCAGCAACCTGCTCATTTATGGTGTTTTTTTCCTCTACCATGTCAGCTGTGCAATATCTATTTCTAGGGATGGAACACGTGGACGATGCCCTCATCTTTGCAGTTGTATGTTGTATTGCCTCAATCATTGGATTACTAGTGGTTCAGAGAGCCATAGAGCATCATGGGAGAGCATCCCTTATTGTATTTTCTGTTGGCACAGTTATGGCTTTAAGCACTCTTCTCATGACTAGTTTTGGAGCTGTTGATATCTGGAGGGATTACACTAGTGGGAATTACATGGGGTTCAAGCAGCCTTGCTAA
- the LOC107011205 gene encoding sulfite exporter TauE/SafE family protein 5-like isoform X1 has product MNCHNNYIKFIFFLVFLASCRFSIAKQTNPTSNIPKLDQFLNAIYEWRANQKQKQEDVGLKFGVSTVAAGVLCFLAASISSAGGIGGGGLYVPILTIIAGVDLKTASSFSAFMVTGGSIANVVTNMFVKSPKYGGKILIDFDIALLSEPCMLLGVSIGVICNRVLPEWLITILFALFLCFCTFKTCKSGFFYWKLESESEKGKKELENGLLKNESCDEDDEALLEKKEGIISNIPWMKMGILVMFWFSFFFLYLLRGNQYGQGIIPMEACGVGYWIISSVQFPLAIIFTSWILYNRGSQQNMPSKKPQEGTSETKHGPSGKLIFPIMALLAGVLGGVFGIGGGMLISPLLIQVGITPEVTAATCSFMVFFSSTMSAVQYLFLGMEHVDDALIFAVVCCIASIIGLLVVQRAIEHHGRASLIVFSVGTVMALSTLLMTSFGAVDIWRDYTSGNYMGFKQPC; this is encoded by the exons atgaattGTCATAACAACTAcataaagtttatattttttcttgtttttttggCATCTTGTAGATTTTCTATAGCAAAACAGACAAACCCCACCTCAAATATCCCCAAATTGGATCAATTCTTGAATGCAATTTATGAATGGAGGGCTAATCAGAAACAGAAACAAGAAGATGTGGGTTTAAAATTTGGAGTTTCAACTGTAGCAGCAGGGGTGCTCTGTTTTTTAGCAGCCTCCATATCAAGTGCTGGTGGGATTGGAGGTGGAGGGTTGTACGTACCTATTCTTACTATAATTGCTGGTGTAGACCTCAAAACAGCTTCAAGTTTTTCTGCATTTATGGTCACAGGTGGCTCTATTGCTAATGTTGTAACTAACATGTTTGTGAAAAGTCCCAAATATGGAGGCAagattttgattgattttgatatagCATTGCTTTCGGAGCCATGCATGTTGTTGGGTGTCAGCATTGGAGTTATATGCAATAGGGTACTCCCAGAATGGCTTATCACTATACTGTTTGCTCTGTTTCTTTGTTTTTGCACTTTCAAGACATGTAAATCAGGATTCTTTTATTGGAAATTGGAATCAGAAtcggaaaaaggaaaaaaagaattgGAAAATGGATTGCTGAAAAATGAAAGTTgtgatgaagatgatgaagcTTTGTTGGAGAAGAAGGAAGGAATAATTAGCAACATTCCATGGATGAAAATGGGGATATTGGTGATGTTCTGGTTTTCCTTCTTTTTCCTCTATCTTCTTCGTGGAAATCAATATGGACAA GGCATCATTCCTATGGAGGCATGTGGAGTGGGATACTGGATCATTTCATCAGTTCAGTTTCCTTTGGCTATCATCTTTACATCATGGATCTTGTATAATAGAGGAAGTCAGCAGAACATGCCTTCCAAGAAACCG CAGGAAGGAACCAGTGAAACTAAACATGGACCTTCAGGGAAGCTTATCTTCCCGATAATGGCACTACTAGCAGGGGTTCTAGGAGGCGTTTTTGGAATTGGTGGTGGAATGCTAATTAGTCCCCTTTTAATCCAAGTCGGAATAACTCCTGAA GTGACAGCAGCAACCTGCTCATTTATGGTGTTTTTTTCCTCTACCATGTCAGCTGTGCAATATCTATTTCTAGGGATGGAACACGTGGACGATGCCCTCATCTTTGCAGTTGTATGTTGTATTGCCTCAATCATTGGATTACTAGTGGTTCAGAGAGCCATAGAGCATCATGGGAGAGCATCCCTTATTGTATTTTCTGTTGGCACAGTTATGGCTTTAAGCACTCTTCTCATGACTAGTTTTGGAGCTGTTGATATCTGGAGGGATTACACTAGTGGGAATTACATGGGGTTCAAGCAGCCTTGCTAA